One Actinomadura viridis genomic region harbors:
- a CDS encoding Gfo/Idh/MocA family oxidoreductase yields the protein MLRTLIIGLGQAGWTLHLPVLTRLRDSAYGEGLFSAEPIVVYDPDRLPAGRRDGTIAPKRSLKEAREVLDPARTVVHVCTPPSARIEVLRQVAELGFRKVLVEKPLSADRAGIARILEVRDAWDLNLSVVSHWLDSTLTRRLTKLVYSGRLGELRSIEATQRKPRFSRSLDTNGHPSAFDVEVPHSLAVALRLAGEATVVDASWSDMEVNGHLIPRMGAARLVLRHDHGVRTEIFSELTSLLRERRITLEFERGRVTGYYPVSRDDDHALMTVETDGREETEIFRDDSLASFLMRTYRGYAAGHRITSDLELNVEIVSLLSDAKHLCEAGGRETAGVPGTAPSSPGTVKHVR from the coding sequence ATGCTGCGCACACTGATCATCGGCCTGGGTCAGGCGGGCTGGACGCTGCACCTCCCGGTGCTGACCAGGCTCCGCGACTCGGCCTACGGCGAGGGGCTGTTCTCCGCCGAGCCGATCGTGGTCTACGACCCCGACCGGCTCCCGGCGGGCCGCCGGGACGGCACCATCGCCCCCAAGCGCTCACTGAAGGAGGCCCGCGAGGTCCTCGATCCGGCCAGGACGGTCGTGCACGTGTGCACCCCGCCGTCCGCGCGGATCGAGGTGCTGCGCCAGGTGGCGGAGCTGGGCTTCCGCAAGGTGCTGGTGGAGAAGCCGCTGTCGGCGGACCGGGCCGGCATCGCCCGGATCCTGGAGGTCCGGGACGCCTGGGACCTGAACCTGAGCGTGGTGAGCCACTGGCTGGACAGCACGCTGACCCGCCGGCTCACCAAGCTCGTCTACTCCGGGCGGCTGGGCGAGCTGCGCTCCATCGAGGCGACGCAGCGCAAGCCCCGGTTCAGCAGGTCGCTGGACACCAACGGCCACCCGTCGGCGTTCGACGTGGAGGTGCCGCACTCGCTGGCGGTGGCGCTCCGGCTCGCCGGGGAGGCCACCGTGGTGGACGCCTCCTGGTCGGACATGGAGGTCAACGGCCATCTGATCCCGCGGATGGGCGCCGCCCGGCTGGTGCTCCGGCACGACCACGGCGTCCGCACCGAGATCTTCTCGGAGCTGACCTCGCTGCTGCGCGAGCGCCGGATCACCCTGGAGTTCGAGCGGGGCCGGGTCACCGGCTACTACCCGGTCAGCCGGGACGACGACCACGCGCTGATGACCGTCGAGACCGACGGCCGCGAGGAGACCGAGATCTTCCGGGACGACTCGCTGGCCTCGTTCCTGATGCGCACCTACCGCGGGTACGCGGCGGGCCACCGCATCACCTCCGACCTGGAGCTCAACGTCGAGATCGTCTCGCTGCTGAGCGACGCCAAGCACCTGTGCGAGGCCGGCGGGCGGGAGACGGCCGGGGTGCCCGGCACCGCCCCCTCCTCCCCCGGGACGGTGAAGCATGTCCGGTGA